One segment of Methylotenera versatilis 79 DNA contains the following:
- a CDS encoding response regulator, with the protein MNKYHTYPKPRVLIAEDHAVNQEVIKAILSHDGYEFMVVDNGLEAIELLEQEIFDVILMDMQMPVMDGCQAAMEIRKREEVSGGRVRIIAITANATKGDREICMSAGMDDYITKPIDAQILIAKLSSNSQHDETEIIHKETPKLSVTNASIFNAESLKGRVLGQSVPSMKMVPMFLKELPNSLADLDLALKANNIDEIAKLAHRMGGVAAMLGAEQMALVAEELEADARVGATKTLPDLIAKMHLASIPLKEKLLQFVRQN; encoded by the coding sequence ATGAATAAATATCACACTTACCCAAAACCAAGAGTGCTTATCGCAGAAGATCATGCGGTTAACCAAGAAGTCATCAAAGCGATTCTAAGTCATGATGGTTACGAATTCATGGTTGTCGATAATGGTTTGGAAGCCATTGAGTTATTAGAACAAGAGATTTTTGATGTCATATTAATGGATATGCAAATGCCAGTGATGGATGGCTGCCAAGCGGCGATGGAAATTAGAAAGCGTGAAGAAGTTTCAGGTGGACGGGTGCGTATCATCGCCATAACCGCAAATGCAACGAAAGGTGACCGGGAGATTTGTATGTCGGCCGGAATGGATGATTACATTACAAAACCAATAGATGCCCAAATACTCATCGCAAAGCTAAGCTCTAATAGCCAGCATGATGAAACCGAAATTATCCATAAGGAAACCCCGAAGTTATCCGTGACAAACGCGAGCATATTTAATGCGGAAAGCTTGAAAGGCCGCGTTCTAGGTCAATCAGTTCCGAGTATGAAAATGGTACCTATGTTTTTGAAGGAGTTGCCAAATTCTTTAGCAGATTTAGACTTGGCCTTAAAAGCAAACAATATTGATGAAATAGCTAAATTAGCACACCGAATGGGTGGTGTGGCAGCAATGCTGGGCGCCGAACAAATGGCATTAGTTGCAGAAGAACTGGAAGCAGACGCTCGCGTTGGTGCCACAAAAACCTTACCAGATCTGATTGCGAAAATGCATCTTGCCTCGATCCCGCTAAAAGAAAAACTGCTTCAATTTGTAAGACAAAATTAG
- the fliK gene encoding flagellar hook-length control protein FliK has product MYKPLSSDVKAIDRVSAIKPLGLLDDHRRNSRLELPQLVKGHIYSAKIIDVAVNGGLKVSVEGRQLVLNMQQHWKIGETLTLRYMGDETGISFQLLPHVAENTAQVILSPTAKQVAEQINLANREGAANIYQAMIPATNKPEQVKQFAADLQHTMEVTGLFYESHLADFTQGIRTLSSLMQEPQNQGGLILHHLMAQQLNVLETQRLVWHGEIWPGQLADWQVEVENQSQAGSDISQETTVSSHLNLQLPHLGNITAKIRLAGDKLTVALVADEQATTDTLKINSRALIQSLEQHTGRLEAISIAQGNRGE; this is encoded by the coding sequence ATGTACAAGCCTTTGTCCAGCGATGTTAAAGCCATTGATAGGGTATCGGCCATCAAGCCGCTCGGCCTACTTGATGATCACCGGCGCAACAGCAGACTGGAACTGCCGCAGTTAGTCAAAGGCCATATTTACAGCGCTAAAATCATCGACGTTGCTGTCAATGGTGGTCTTAAAGTTTCTGTTGAAGGTCGTCAGCTGGTCTTAAATATGCAGCAGCACTGGAAAATTGGCGAAACGCTGACGCTTAGATATATGGGCGATGAGACGGGTATCAGTTTTCAGTTGTTACCTCACGTGGCTGAAAATACCGCACAGGTTATTTTAAGTCCTACTGCCAAACAAGTTGCTGAGCAGATCAATCTGGCTAATCGAGAAGGCGCCGCCAACATCTATCAAGCGATGATCCCCGCAACCAACAAGCCCGAGCAAGTCAAGCAGTTTGCGGCAGATTTACAACATACTATGGAAGTGACGGGCTTATTTTATGAATCGCACTTAGCGGATTTCACGCAAGGGATTAGAACATTAAGTAGCCTCATGCAAGAACCACAAAATCAAGGTGGTCTCATATTGCATCATTTAATGGCTCAGCAGTTGAATGTATTAGAAACTCAACGCTTGGTTTGGCACGGGGAGATTTGGCCTGGACAGTTAGCAGATTGGCAGGTGGAAGTGGAGAATCAGTCACAAGCCGGGTCAGATATCTCTCAAGAGACAACTGTAAGCAGTCATTTAAATCTGCAATTACCACACTTGGGAAATATCACAGCAAAAATCCGTCTAGCAGGTGACAAGTTAACGGTTGCACTGGTTGCAGATGAACAAGCTACCACAGACACTTTGAAGATTAATAGCCGGGCTTTGATTCAATCTTTAGAACAGCATACTGGAAGATTAGAAGCAATCTCAATTGCACAAGGTAATCGCGGTGAGTGA
- the fliD gene encoding flagellar filament capping protein FliD encodes MAISSPGLGSNLDVNTIVSGLMRSEQGPLTLVTQQKNNFQTKISAYGSLKGVLSTFQTALANLATVSKFNAQKAESSDATVFTATSNGNAVESSYAIKVKQLAQSQKIAMAGEVSTTSPIGVGKITISFGSYDSDANAFTLNPNQAVATIDITPENNTLAGIRDSINSANIGVSATIVNDGQSNRLVLSAKSSGTSNSIKITVADDDGDHLDASGLSKLAFDPTAGAGTGKNLTVLQTAKDAIVDIDGVLVTKPSNVISDAVDGITFNLLKEQPNTAVALGISRDQSSIEASVTAFVKAYNDANQVIRDLTKYDATTKAGGILLGDAATRSVATQIKQVLTGTIGGAGMLKSLSDIGVSFQRDGTLAINDSKLKLAIQNNTKDIPALFAATGKATDSLITHTGQIDKTASGNYAINVTRLATQGNVQGGSAPGLTITQGVNDHIDFNIDSVAYSIDLTAGTYDSTSDIITELQTRLSAAGSTAKVVINGGNIQVTSANYGATASVMLSSGNGISNLFGTPITTEGLDAAGTINGVAAKGVGQQLIGAIGDASEGLVVQVNGGSLGDRGSVTYSQGYAYQLNKLVKNLLGSDGILTSRTDGINSSISRLTKQQEALQDRLVQIEKRYRQQYTALDTLISSMQQTSSYLSQQIASFQNNNN; translated from the coding sequence ATGGCAATCTCGTCTCCAGGGTTAGGTTCTAACCTTGATGTAAATACGATTGTTTCTGGTCTGATGAGATCAGAGCAGGGACCTCTTACGCTTGTTACCCAGCAAAAAAACAATTTCCAGACCAAAATTTCCGCTTATGGAAGTTTAAAAGGAGTGCTGTCCACTTTTCAAACTGCGCTCGCCAACCTTGCAACAGTTTCTAAATTCAACGCGCAGAAAGCAGAGTCATCCGATGCCACGGTTTTTACTGCGACATCCAATGGGAATGCAGTGGAAAGTAGTTATGCCATAAAAGTAAAGCAGCTCGCACAATCTCAAAAAATTGCTATGGCAGGCGAGGTCTCTACAACCAGTCCCATCGGTGTAGGTAAAATCACAATCTCATTTGGCTCCTATGACAGTGATGCAAATGCTTTTACGCTGAATCCAAATCAAGCGGTTGCTACGATAGATATCACACCGGAAAACAACACTTTAGCTGGTATCAGAGATTCGATCAATTCCGCAAATATTGGCGTTTCAGCCACGATAGTCAACGATGGTCAATCTAATCGGTTGGTATTGAGCGCCAAAAGTAGTGGCACGTCGAATAGTATCAAAATAACGGTCGCGGATGACGATGGCGATCATCTAGATGCGAGCGGACTATCTAAATTAGCGTTCGATCCAACTGCAGGTGCTGGCACAGGTAAAAACCTGACAGTATTGCAAACGGCTAAAGATGCCATCGTTGATATTGATGGCGTGTTGGTTACAAAGCCCAGCAATGTGATTTCAGATGCTGTGGATGGCATCACTTTCAATTTATTGAAAGAGCAGCCTAATACAGCGGTGGCGCTAGGAATTTCACGCGACCAATCCAGTATTGAAGCTTCTGTCACTGCATTTGTAAAAGCCTATAATGATGCAAATCAAGTCATTCGTGATTTGACCAAATATGATGCGACGACAAAAGCTGGCGGCATCTTATTAGGTGATGCGGCGACTCGCTCTGTCGCCACCCAAATCAAGCAAGTGCTTACCGGCACAATCGGTGGGGCTGGAATGCTGAAGTCCCTAAGTGATATTGGCGTGAGTTTCCAGCGTGATGGTACTTTGGCGATTAATGACAGCAAACTCAAACTGGCGATTCAAAATAATACCAAGGACATTCCAGCCTTATTTGCAGCCACAGGCAAAGCAACAGATAGTTTGATCACACATACCGGGCAAATCGACAAAACTGCTTCCGGAAATTATGCGATCAATGTTACTCGGTTAGCGACGCAAGGAAATGTGCAAGGCGGAAGTGCGCCAGGCCTGACCATTACTCAAGGGGTTAACGATCATATCGATTTTAATATCGATAGCGTGGCATACAGCATTGACCTGACTGCCGGTACTTATGACTCTACTTCCGATATCATCACTGAACTCCAAACCCGCTTATCCGCTGCAGGTTCGACTGCTAAGGTCGTCATAAATGGCGGCAATATCCAAGTCACTTCTGCGAATTACGGTGCCACAGCATCAGTTATGCTGTCATCAGGTAACGGGATTTCAAATTTATTCGGCACTCCGATCACGACAGAGGGTTTAGACGCGGCAGGCACGATCAATGGCGTAGCGGCAAAAGGGGTAGGCCAGCAATTGATAGGCGCGATTGGCGATGCTAGTGAAGGACTAGTCGTGCAGGTGAATGGGGGTAGTTTGGGAGATCGGGGTTCGGTCACGTATAGTCAAGGTTATGCCTATCAATTGAATAAATTGGTTAAGAATTTACTGGGTTCAGACGGTATTTTGACCTCACGCACCGATGGAATTAACAGCTCGATCTCACGCCTGACAAAACAACAGGAAGCGTTGCAGGATCGATTGGTACAAATTGAGAAACGCTATCGCCAGCAGTATACGGCGCTGGATACTTTAATCAGCAGCATGCAACAAACCAGTAGTTATTTATCGCAGCAAATCGCCAGTTTTCAAAATAATAATAATTAG
- the fliS gene encoding flagellar export chaperone FliS yields MFGYNIQGVNEYSRVGLETGVVSANPHQLIVMLFDGAILACKNALPHIEAKAFAEKGTMISKAIMIIESGLKASLDKQAGGEIAESLDALYDYMSNRLYIANLKNQPEPVSEVIQLLIELRSAWEAMQH; encoded by the coding sequence ATGTTTGGATACAATATACAAGGTGTGAATGAGTACAGCAGAGTAGGCCTAGAAACTGGGGTGGTATCGGCTAATCCACATCAATTGATCGTCATGCTTTTTGACGGCGCAATCTTAGCCTGTAAAAACGCACTGCCCCATATTGAAGCCAAGGCTTTTGCAGAAAAAGGCACGATGATATCTAAAGCAATCATGATTATAGAAAGCGGTCTTAAAGCCAGTTTGGATAAACAAGCGGGTGGTGAGATCGCAGAAAGCTTGGACGCTTTGTATGACTACATGAGTAATCGACTTTATATTGCAAATTTAAAAAATCAACCAGAACCAGTGAGTGAGGTCATCCAGTTGCTCATTGAACTCAGATCCGCTTGGGAAGCCATGCAGCACTAA
- a CDS encoding flagellar protein FliT, translated as MIIDTVKDSSITYERIADITSMMLKAARAKDWPKITELEALCAIEIEKITSAKPEPITGAALQSKIASIHKILAHDREIRDLLNPWMLRMDALFSGKTKQMPSQFNKPPS; from the coding sequence ATGATAATCGATACTGTGAAGGATTCATCTATTACTTACGAACGTATTGCTGACATCACAAGTATGATGTTGAAAGCTGCGCGTGCTAAAGATTGGCCGAAGATCACTGAGCTTGAGGCCTTATGCGCAATTGAGATTGAAAAAATTACCAGTGCAAAACCCGAGCCTATTACAGGCGCAGCTTTGCAAAGCAAAATTGCAAGTATTCATAAAATACTCGCACATGATCGTGAGATCAGAGATTTACTTAATCCATGGATGTTAAGAATGGATGCTTTGTTTAGCGGTAAAACAAAACAGATGCCATCTCAATTCAATAAACCTCCAAGCTAA
- a CDS encoding flagellar protein FlaG, giving the protein MAIDNINKITSATGVPNKSKVATQGTVAEISEVKQPSKSELEAAVKKLNALMAQSNTSVEFSLDKTTGSPVIKVVDTETKSVLRQLPNLEAIAFSRSLETFKGLLLNQKV; this is encoded by the coding sequence ATGGCTATCGATAACATTAATAAAATCACCAGTGCTACTGGTGTACCAAACAAGAGCAAAGTTGCGACTCAGGGAACAGTTGCCGAAATTTCAGAAGTAAAGCAACCGAGCAAAAGTGAACTTGAAGCAGCAGTAAAAAAACTGAATGCCTTGATGGCGCAAAGCAATACGTCGGTGGAGTTCAGCTTAGATAAGACGACTGGATCACCTGTTATAAAAGTAGTGGATACTGAAACGAAAAGTGTATTAAGGCAGCTTCCTAATCTGGAGGCGATTGCATTTTCAAGAAGTTTAGAAACATTTAAAGGTTTGCTGTTAAATCAAAAGGTTTGA
- a CDS encoding flagellin N-terminal helical domain-containing protein, translating into MAAVINTNISSLNAQRNLGTSQMSLNRSIERLSSGLRINSAKDDAAGLSIATRMDSQVRGSTVAIRNANDAISYAQTADGALGGVTDALQRMRELAVQSANATNNAGDRTNLNAEFKQLQEEITRITGNTTFNGNKVLNGTANTFQVGADTTDVITVTGTDLTDAAAKSAIAADSATNDVTTVAKATASITAIDAALDEVNTERATFGAVQNRFNSVVSNLQNKVENTSAAKSRIMDADFAAETANLTRGQILQQAGTAMLAQANSLPNGVLALLRG; encoded by the coding sequence ATGGCAGCAGTTATTAATACCAACATTTCATCTTTAAATGCCCAACGTAATCTGGGTACGTCACAAATGAGTTTGAATAGATCCATCGAGCGTTTGTCATCAGGTTTGCGCATTAACAGTGCTAAAGACGACGCTGCAGGTTTATCTATTGCGACACGTATGGATTCACAAGTTCGCGGCTCAACTGTTGCAATCCGTAATGCGAATGATGCGATCTCATATGCACAAACAGCAGATGGTGCATTAGGCGGTGTAACCGATGCATTACAACGTATGCGTGAATTAGCGGTGCAATCAGCCAACGCCACCAACAACGCTGGCGACCGTACCAATCTGAATGCTGAGTTCAAACAATTACAAGAAGAAATTACCCGTATCACCGGCAACACAACATTCAACGGCAATAAAGTTTTGAACGGTACTGCGAATACTTTCCAAGTAGGTGCTGATACTACTGATGTGATTACAGTGACAGGTACAGACTTGACAGATGCGGCTGCTAAATCAGCAATCGCTGCAGACTCAGCTACTAACGATGTAACGACGGTTGCTAAAGCCACTGCTTCAATCACTGCAATTGATGCTGCGCTTGATGAAGTGAATACAGAACGCGCAACTTTCGGTGCAGTACAAAACCGCTTTAACTCAGTAGTAAGCAATTTGCAAAACAAAGTAGAGAACACTTCAGCTGCTAAATCCCGCATCATGGATGCAGACTTCGCGGCAGAAACAGCGAACTTGACGCGTGGTCAGATCTTGCAACAAGCCGGTACCGCAATGTTAGCGCAAGCGAACTCATTGCCTAACGGTGTATTGGCATTATTAAGAGGCTAA
- a CDS encoding EscU/YscU/HrcU family type III secretion system export apparatus switch protein yields the protein MSDKQTPLQQAIALTYEVGESAPRVVAKGRGVIAQRIIEEAKAHNVFVHESKELVALLMQVNLDDHIPPALYTAIAEVLAWLYQLENGIDTNEAQPPSTNLITL from the coding sequence GTGAGTGATAAGCAAACGCCCCTGCAGCAAGCGATTGCACTGACCTATGAAGTAGGAGAATCAGCGCCGCGTGTGGTCGCAAAAGGGCGTGGTGTGATTGCCCAGCGCATCATTGAAGAAGCAAAGGCGCACAATGTATTTGTGCATGAATCCAAAGAGTTAGTAGCCTTGCTGATGCAAGTGAATTTAGACGATCATATTCCGCCGGCTTTATATACTGCAATCGCTGAGGTTCTGGCTTGGTTGTATCAATTAGAGAATGGTATTGATACTAATGAGGCTCAGCCGCCATCTACGAACCTCATTACTTTGTAG
- the fliE gene encoding flagellar hook-basal body complex protein FliE, with protein MKVTAIDSGRIEAMMAQLKAAAQKNSTESIDGNMGSVGSSTAINSTPGTNKVNFADALKSSLNQVNKVQTEADTLGKRFAMGDDRVNLSDVMISMQKASISFQATVQVRNKFIAAYNDIMNMQI; from the coding sequence ATGAAAGTAACAGCAATAGATTCAGGCAGGATTGAAGCAATGATGGCGCAGCTTAAAGCCGCCGCACAAAAAAACTCAACCGAGAGTATTGATGGGAATATGGGCAGCGTAGGGTCATCTACAGCCATCAATAGCACTCCCGGCACTAATAAAGTAAATTTTGCAGATGCCCTCAAGTCCTCATTGAATCAGGTAAACAAAGTACAAACTGAAGCGGACACCTTAGGCAAGCGTTTTGCCATGGGTGACGACAGGGTAAATTTATCCGATGTGATGATTTCCATGCAAAAAGCCAGCATTTCATTTCAAGCCACTGTCCAAGTGCGCAATAAATTCATCGCGGCGTACAACGACATCATGAATATGCAAATATAA
- a CDS encoding response regulator has translation MATKKIRVIVIDDHDILREGLKQILGETEAIEVVAEGESGAQAIQLATKHKADVMLLDISLPDKNGIEVLKQIKKINPQLAVLMLSMYREDQYAVRALKAGAAGYLSKQKASAELVTAIETVAKGKKYITPEVALTLADQVGIDQEKPIHELLSDREFQTMTMIASGFTVGDIAVKLNLSVKTVSMYRSRILEKMNLRHNAEITHYAIKNKIVE, from the coding sequence ATGGCGACGAAAAAAATTCGAGTAATCGTAATTGATGACCACGATATTTTAAGAGAAGGTTTAAAACAGATTCTAGGTGAGACCGAAGCGATTGAAGTGGTGGCTGAAGGAGAAAGTGGAGCTCAGGCAATACAACTCGCCACTAAGCATAAAGCCGATGTGATGTTGCTAGATATTTCTTTGCCAGACAAAAATGGTATTGAAGTTCTCAAGCAAATAAAAAAAATAAATCCGCAACTCGCTGTATTAATGCTATCCATGTATCGCGAAGATCAATATGCAGTGCGCGCATTAAAGGCTGGCGCTGCTGGATATCTCAGTAAGCAAAAAGCCTCCGCGGAGCTCGTTACGGCCATTGAAACAGTTGCCAAGGGTAAAAAATACATCACCCCGGAAGTCGCCTTAACGCTGGCTGATCAAGTGGGGATCGATCAAGAAAAGCCCATTCATGAATTATTGTCTGACCGTGAATTCCAGACGATGACGATGATCGCTTCAGGATTTACTGTAGGTGATATTGCGGTTAAATTAAATCTTTCTGTTAAAACCGTCAGCATGTATCGTTCGCGCATTTTAGAAAAAATGAATTTGCGTCATAACGCAGAAATCACGCACTACGCGATTAAAAACAAAATCGTCGAATAA